GTGGAGAAGGTGTAGGAAACAGTCCAGATCAGGTTTCTCGATTGAGGTTACCATggtggccaacaaaggttcgtctagtcaaggctatggtttttcctgtggtcgtgtatggatgtgagagttggactgtgaagaaggctgagcactgaagaattgatgcttttgaagtgtggtgttggagaagactcttgagagtcccttggacagcaaggagatccaaccagtccattctgaaggagatcagccctgggatttctttggaaggaatgatgctaaagctgaaactccagtactttggccacctcatgtgaagagttgactcattggaaaagactttgatgctgggagggattgggggcaagaggagaaggggacgacagaggatgagatggctggatggcatcactgactcaatggatgtgagtctgagtgaactctgggagttggtgatggacagggaggcctggcgtgctgcgattcatggggtcgcaaagagtcggacacaactgagcgactgatctgatctgatggtgacCAACAAACCTCCCCTTCTGCTTCCTGGCTCTGATGACTGTGCTTCTCCCTCTTGCTGGCCCCTGGCTCTTTCGCCTTCAGAGTCACCATATGGTGAGGAGATACTTGGGCTGTTGTGCCAGAGGAATCTGGGTTCGGGTCTTGACACCGTCACTTATGATATGCTTCTGGCCAGTTTGCTTGGGCTTCCCGGGTAccgcagcggtaaagaatctgcctgcccatttaggagatgcgggttcgatccctgggtcaggaagatcccctggagaagaaaatggcaacccactccagtattcttgcctgggaaatcccatggaaaggggagcctggtgggctgcagttcagagggctgcaaggagtcagacacgactgagcgactgaacacacacacatgcagtttGTTTACCTTTTGACTCGTGGGAAAGGTAGTTGGGGAGAGGTGAGGTTTATCCCTATACTCTTTACTACAGGAAAAAGACCAGTAAATGATCAATTTCCACCCCCCCACCAAAATCAAGCAAACTTTCCAAAGCATAATTTCACATTTTGATTTTGCATGAGTGTTcattacttaattttttatttccatgttttggtttttaaattctttcaaaaaaggtttattaattacaatgttgtgttagtttcaggcgtacagcaaagtgattcagttacacacatacatgtattcattttcagatccttttcccatataggttattatagtatgctgagcagagttccctgttttacacagtaaatccttgttggctatctattttacgtagAGTATTATGTGTTTGTTAAGCTCAAACCCCTAACGTATCCCTACCCCCACCCACATTTCTCCTTTGGTACACCGTAAGTTTGTTTCTGAAACCTGTGAGTCTGATTCTGTTTCGTAAAtagtttatttatatcatttaaaaaaacaactggaCTCCATGTAtgatacatgatatttgtctttccctgacttacttcactcagtgtgacatcCTCCGGGTCCGTTCATATTGCTGCACACAACACTATTTTGTTCTTTCTAAACTGGTGCTTAAATTCTCTTATCGAGGTAGAGCATGCAAACAGGAAGGGCACAGGAGGATTGAGATGGAGACAGCTGTAATCACAGTGTTGTCGGGAGAGAGGGCTATTGTAATgccagagggagaggagggagaaagagggagagttaGAGAAATCCAAGACTACAGGATTTGGGTTCCAGGATTATTGTGGCCTCTGATCTTGATAAGGCAGTCTAGAAGAGGGACAGATCTGGGAAGAGAGTGTTTAGGAGGAAATCAGTAGACCTGGCTTTTGCAGGAAAAGGTGGAGAAACGCATAAGGTGGGTGAGATGACCCTGCACCTGGGCCGACCTGCCTGTCAATCCCAGGGGAAACCGACCCTAAACCATGACGTCATGAGGACGAGTCACTCTGAGTGAGGACAGACCTGCCTGCCCACCTCCTGGGAAGGACCACCCCTCTCTCTGCATCTCTGCTCATCACTGCGAACTTAAAGAGAGGCCAGCTCGGGTGTCTTCGGGCAGACCGCCCCCATATTATACAGCCGCCCCCTCCACGCCGTTGGGTGGAGGGTAAAGGGCTGGAGTGAGATTCCCTGGGTCCCAGCTTTCCCCTTTGCATCTTTCACCACTGAACTGCCCTCGCTCACACTCAGTTCTCTGTGCTGAGGCTCACGATGCAGTCCACTCTCAAGAGTAAAAAGTGAGGGACGTGGAGGGTTGGGGTCAGCAGCTCCCCGTCTGTGTCAGGGATCCAGGAGACACACTGGGAGGGAAGCCATGGGCTGTGGGACTTGCTCTTGGACCCAAGACAGGACCTTCTGGAAGCACGCTCTCACGGGTGCCTGGGTCTGCAGGTTGGCAGGACACAGACCCACTGTGGTCACCACCCAGGCCAGGGAGGATGGAGGAAACTGGCACCTGCCCCGGAGCCATCCACCCTGACCACAGAGGAAATGATGTATCACCAAGGGTGGGACGCACCTCGGAGAAAGAGCCCAGCGTGGCCCAGGTGTTGGGGGGCGCGCATGAGACCCACAGGGGCAGCTGTGGGCTGAGCAGAGTGGGCCGCTCATCCTCGGAAGGTGACCGCGGACGTCCAGTCACGATACTGAGAGAAGCCGGGGGTCACCGGCTGGCGTTGCACGGCCCTTCTGCTCCTCACCCCGAGATTTCTGCACGCGGCTCAGTACTGGCTGCCAGGAGGACTGTGGAGACCAGGGACAGGGCTGGACCAGGAGCAGAGAGGCCCAGAGGAGCAGAAGTGGGCATCGGGAGGGAATCCCCTGAGGAGGCCTGACCCTGTCCCTGCCTGGGGCCTGGCGCTGCTTCAGGTGACATCCCTGCTGGGGAAATGACCCcgaggggcagggctgggtggctgccttcagctctgctgctgctccagCTCCCAGGTAGGTGGTCAGCccctcctgggggaggggaggggcagggctggagcTGGGTGAGTGGGGAGCCAGCAGCGGGGGATGGGGAAAAGGTTCCAGAAGGGCTGCCACCTGTCTCAGCAGCGagcaggagggttcagggtgcGAAGCAGGTGAGCCTGGTCCACTGTGCTGGTGGGAGGGGGCGCCTGTGAGGGTCAAACCTCAACAGTCACAGTCAGAGATGACCTCTTGgggcaccacacacacacacacacatactcacatacacacgcacacacaccctgaGTTTTCTGTCTCCACGGAACCCTCTCCTCTGTGAGGAGGGACCTCCTTCCCCATTCTTCCACACCTGGGCCTGAGGAAGGGCCTGCCTCCTGCCTTGGCCTCCTCCAGACCCCACGGGCCCTCGATGGACCTGCATCCAGGGCTCCCCAAACCCAGACTCACTCGATGGAGCTGGGCTCGGTTGTGTTTTACAGGCTGTTTGTCCCTGAGTGGCCCCCGAAGCGTGACAGGCATCGTGGGGGGATCCATGAGCGTGGAGTGTCAGTACCAGGAGGCATTCGTGGACGACATCAAATACTGGTGCAAACACCCGTGTGTGTCACCGTGGAAGATTGTGGAGAccagagagtcagagagagaagtgAGGAGGGGCCGCGTGTCCATCAGAGACCGTCCTGCAAGCCTCACCTTCACAGTGACCTTGGAGAGCCTCAGAGAGGAGGATGCGGGAACGTACGGATGTGGGATCTATGTGCCACTTTCACGTGACCCCACCTTCCAGGTGGAGGTGTCTGTGATCCCAGGTGAGCCTGAGACGCCAGCTCTAGGGCTGCTGACGTACCTAGGACCCTGACCCTCAGGAAGGACCTGGAGCAGAGGGTGTCGAGGGTCAGTGATCAGGACCCAGGCTCTGAGTGGTCGGCAGGCACACAGCACACGTCCACCTCTGGTTCTTTGAGACCCTCTCTGTGTCCACCCCTGACACACCCTCACACCTGAAGCTCTCCTGGGTGGAAAGGGAGGGGGAGACGCCCTGAATCTGGGGGCCTGCTGCCTTGCCGTCTTCACAAGGGTCAGGTCCACTCTGAAGGTGACCCTGTGTCTCTTCCTGGACTTCTCTGGCCAGCCCTATGGGGCGGGGACCAGCAGGGCCAGCAGGGGGCACTGCAGTGTCGTGGAGGGCTCCTGGGGCCCCAGCCTCGAGGTGGTGGTCCTGGGGGTCTGCAGCAGCCGCGAGAGGGGGGAGGCGGAGTCCCGGAGCCCACGTGGGGCTCTGGATGCTTTGGAGACCCCTCCCGCCTCCAGCCTGATCTTGCCTAACCCTCTTCCTCCGGCACCTGGCACCCGAGGAGGAAACCCAGAGGAGCCCGTTGGGCAGAGAAGGATGAGGAACAGGGCTCTTAGGAGGTGTTGTGGCCCTCAGCGGACCGCCACATGCTGCAAATgaatctttacatttttctttctttctctttggctgtgctgggtcttggttgctgcacgcGGGCCTTCTCTGGTTGCATCAAGCAGGGCCTGCTCTTTGCCGTggcgctcgggcttctcactgcggtggcttctcctgctgcggAGGacgggctctagagcctgggctcagtCGTTGTTCATGCCtagtggtgtgtgggatcttccccgacaaGGATCggacccacgtcccctgcattggaaggcagattctctgccactggactgccagggaagccccagtaagtcTTTAACAGAAGGCTGCTCTGGTTTCCTAAGGACCCAGTCACGATACTGTGTCCATATATTCGCTTTCTCCCCTTGACTTCTTGTTCTGAGGTTGTGCCCGGGTAACCTGAGTTTCTTCCTGTTGGTCGCTGCTTCTCTCTCACGAGGGAGGTTTCCTTTGTATGTTTCTGTTTACAAGAAAGGAACCGAGAGTTACTGGCTCCGCGGGGTGTGTTGGGGAAGGGCTCTGTCCACTTACCTCAGGAGAGGCCACATTTCACGGGGTCCACCAGGTTGATATCTCTCTAGATCTTTCTGGTCACGCCCTCCCATGGAGAGGactgcctggggccctgggcctggcTGACAGATGACATGGGGTCTCCTGACTCAGCTCAGGCTCAGCTGCAGGACTTTGCATCTGAGCTTCGCTCCAGCCACTCCCCTTGCCCGGCACTGTCTGCCCCGTCCCTGTGTGTTAATCCCAAAACAATACGTGTCACCCCGTTTGTCCCCTGGCAGGGTGGGCCAGGAGGACAGAGGTGTGGCTGTGCCTGGGGGTGACCTGGAGCCAAGTGCCCTCTCCACACTCTCAGATCCCCCGGGGAGCAGGGCCATATGCCTCTGACAGTGCCCACCTGGCCAGGGGGCATctggagaggggcagggaggggggcccAGGGAGTTGGTCAGGCCTGGGTGTGCCCGTGAGGGTGGTGGACACAGCACGTCCATCCAGATGTTGTGAGTGACTTTGACTGGGAGTCAGAACCACACTGGGACAGAGGCGGGCACCCAGGGGGGAAACGGGGCCTGACTTGTGTTTCTCCCTCAGTCTCTATGACAACCACCAGCCCCAAGAGGTCCACAAGCACCCCGGAGTCTCCCACTACCTTGGCAGTGCCCACCTGGAGCGCCGTGTCCGGGCAGGAGGCCCCTGATCCCAGCCAAGCGCATCGGTAAGGGACCCCCATCCCAGGACATCTCACCTGGGTGATTTCTAGGTGAGACCAGGGAGTAATAGGCAAGTCTCCCTTCACCAAGGACCCTAACTTATTCAACAAATTCTGTAACAAGCAGTAAAGGTCCTACTAAGTGCCTGGAGCTCTCGTTGACTTGGGATCCAGCAGCAAAGCACACAGACACAGTCCTGCCCTGACAGAGCCGCGTTCTAAGCGGCGATTCACACGGTGAGCAGATCGGCACGTCGGTTGTGTAAATACACCATCTACTGATGAGTGCTTGGAGGAAAATGCCACCTGTGGAGGGGCCAGCATGTGTGGGAGGCTGGTGGAGTTTGCTGGTTAAAACACAATGATGAGAGGGCCCCTAATTGATTACAGACGCTTGAATGGAGGCCTGCAGGATCTGGGAGCCAGGCATGCCGGGATCCTCAGAAATGAGGCACCAGGCACAAGGAGGGGCAGGCTGAACAAAAggcccccagcccagggcagggcaggaacagacGCTCTGGGCGTTGGTGACCCCTCTGTCCCCTGGAGCCCTGGTCATCTGTATCATCTTCCTGAAAAGCCCTGGCCTCTGAGGGTGCAGAGCTGAGGGGCTCACTCTTTCATCAGCCAAGGACTTTGAAGGACTGGAGCTTTGGAGACCCTGGGCAGGTCCCGGCTGCTCACTGAATAAGACAGAACAGTCCCTGCACTCAAGGCGGCTGTGCTCTATTGGCTAACAGACATCAACCAAGTCTCCCCAGTGTTGGGTTCTGTACCCTAGACTGCAAAACCCCACCTGAAGAGCGTGTTAGttgtttcagtcctgtctgactctttgcgacccccacggactgtagcccaccaggttcctctgtccatgggattctccaggcaggaatactggagtgggtatccattctcttattgaggggatcttcctgagccagggatcgaacctgggtctttcctgcatcgtaggcagattctctaccctcTGAGCTGCTGGGGAAGCCCCCATGAGGAGGGCACAAATAGAAATCCTCCTAATGCTCAGGTCCCCCTTGGATCTCCAGTCTCCCTCACATGATTCTCATGGCGGCATCCACCCTTATGTCCACAGTCCTAAGTCTCAGGGGCAATTCTTGAGATCAGGGTCCAGAAGTCCTTCAGGTGAGGCTGCTCTGTGTCGGGTTGATCCTTGTATAGATTCTTGTAGCCACAGAATCTGTGGGGGCAATGTGGACGCGGGGCAAGCAAGGTGGAGACACCAGGGCCTCCCCGAGGATGCTGCTCACTCTCCGTCCCCGTGTCCTCCACAGGCCCCTGCTGGGCAGCGCCCACTTCCTGCTCCTGGTCTTCCTGAAGGTACCCCTGCTCCTGGGCATGCTGGGTGCTGCCCTCTGGGTCAACAGGCCTCTGAGGAGCTCTGCGGACAGGCAGAGTCAGTCCATTTACGAGAACTGGTAGCCCCCATGTTCATCGTGTCCTCTTCGATGATGCAGTCGGACCACTGGATGGAAGTGACCTTCTGTCCGTCTGTCCTGTATCACCCTCTACCTCTCTTTCAGAATACTGTGTTTGTGGATTTCCTTGCAGCTTTCTTTCCTTGCCCATGATTCTCTAAAACCAAAAGCGTACCTCCTCAATAGGTGC
The DNA window shown above is from Bos javanicus breed banteng chromosome 19, ARS-OSU_banteng_1.0, whole genome shotgun sequence and carries:
- the LOC133231501 gene encoding CMRF35-like molecule 6, with translation MDLHPGLPKPRLTRWSWARLCFTGCLSLSGPRSVTGIVGGSMSVECQYQEAFVDDIKYWCKHPCVSPWKIVETRESEREVRRGRVSIRDRPASLTFTVTLESLREEDAGTYGCGIYVPLSRDPTFQVEVSVIPVSMTTTSPKRSTSTPESPTTLAVPTWSAVSGQEAPDPSQAHRPLLGSAHFLLLVFLKVPLLLGMLGAALWVNRPLRSSADRQSQSIYENW